A part of Doryrhamphus excisus isolate RoL2022-K1 chromosome 8, RoL_Dexc_1.0, whole genome shotgun sequence genomic DNA contains:
- the numa1 gene encoding nuclear mitotic apparatus protein 1 isoform X2 encodes MTLNGGVKALLRWVSTIHSCHRDVNIEALQDGELLLHVVFKLKKEPNPPLFTTIEERFKVIAEFVEQHCRFSPSKGTSLSWDNIRNGSNLSVEIAKVLLLLVYHDMMNDRCTLDTLECDVEREIAKLTGSFVMESDGCVYLNTGLDAYLSKRFLPVSREVFEHAGSTSISSTSTISDNDSPVFHRSQKVTFVDIHTVASSSASKSPLQDIMNTPKFQLRKLKRQMFKERDYIDGLEKELTSKIALIAQKESHINQLQYRLDKLKNEQNDQEQVARKQVDELETKNSLLRMRLNEIIKENKDFKSNSLLMERKVTELAEENGVLSSQMRAASSQLSICEAEVVRLMESKALTEEEWRTRTDYLQLELKQATAEKDLLNEEIQILQGKISCLEDEIGKATNEVEGENMGPIMERDQLECDIHRLKNELESTFGRLKTAEANVEAKTQQLADYEEKIAQQKSQMEAVVRSKDQILGNLQKEIDEQREALQKVRSDHKVELEQMEQHQAEQMSELRMHIAASEQELETLKETKREKEYLLIQLENKLKNLETKCQDLTSRLADKDQQINTLKEEVEVFTVERQKNQNEIETKDQLLAQLRSKCSDQQDIFQNKICTLTLQAENLTVSVKRAEEEVGLKQALLAQSQQDNIQQREALQQRILSGEEEARRLTSEIEAKNEQLVVLQNDASKRSADLLEQIRHLETELESLTLSLAKAGERVRSLQELLEKQEQESVLQKELLQQQLTASEESVSSMKEQISTKEEHITLLNEQFSEKSAHLHENIQTLEEKVESLSSSLKDAEERLQSKESLFAKQQSQSTQHIDALQTQVVSSQQEVNRLIAELRATEEQLGLLKKDSATCSELLEQKIEGLDKQLENMNHSLSVAMNQVKAKEDFIVTQQQENTVQMETLTQQNQVLAEEAQLLKEDVQTKSDQIDVLKADNTEQCEALKNDIDSLKNRIQTLQMTEEQARIKELEISQERDKYQSLLGSSTEEVNVLKKCIQSQEEQLATLKAEGSCQADVLQKEISQLKRQLAEVADLLSKAEQQVQTQLATMITQEQESVRQKELLQGQLSASEEEVRRLDAEVRIKEDRIVQLNASNTEHSKLLCQEIQHLKTRVESLDASTRKAEEDVQSRNDLLAQQQKEADRNLEERVQNEELLRKQISSFEQEIVKLKECHDAKENLLLRAEEKLDILQTELVAVKTQAAEKDHNLETFRAEVSTQAHLLQKANEEAHTTANLLAAIQDEASKKTHKLQQEIEHLKGELEGISLKLKEREHQLSESQQESSQLVEQLQLQLVSVSADLKQHKEAQDKTLKQREGDLELQVVLTREKEDLLAKVLQAQNDQRALEKQVEVLVLEKERLLQTKQATERENVASYKLEQMLKQDLELQKLEKLTLVKEMEKNEEKLKDLQEQLSGKSEAVEHYKAQMEKAASHYNDKKQLLIASQEETAELKHSLEVRERELKAMAMENKLLQLDLEKTKSQEENMRSKLAHLEAQVAFADQNLRAQNRISGQGGTSESCYLEVPHAKVQPKRTMSSDSLDQSSLEDSLNNTRSLSAPGESSTPLVRSSERLAAKRHGLQAESLETLYFTPINTRHASRTSAENKTGQDSVFRNPSSSVKRRRTTQVINITLTKKTPGGVEGEESFYSLTSARSQPNLSGAHAGRPLPMELFDTPAKMSGAASDQLIGLPGYRRSTLHSQKNEPDGAPNDWMRIAELQARNKACLPHLKSSYPVEFEPCQKSTFIFTDEEVRNGDPSETIRRASVMPGQLLDSLASHRHSLMPGQSMPAANSRSHRLSLMAGQPPSKSIKSSQLRSPKNTKRSASTLSVHQSSPEKKLKASCFPRPLTPKNKNINSGPSSTQLHPALSPADRRQSMMFTIDNTPKKNNSYLKKGLSKLRSSTRKSPGKTSKRPPTDVLAKENMPAAVGRAGRCGSFKSPQVLSRETRNSPQTVRRSAKSPRLTENARKMMMRRNKM; translated from the exons ATGACACTTAATGGCGGGGTTAAGGCTCTTCTCAGATGG GTCAGCACTATACACTCTTGTCACCGAGATGTTAATATTGAAGCGTTACAAGATGGGGAGTTGTtgcttcatgttgttttcaagcT GAAAAAGGAGCCAAACCCACCTTTATTTACCACAATTGAAGAGCGCTTTAAAGTAATTGCAGAATTTGTTGAAC AGCATTGCAGATTTAGTCCAAGCAAAGGCACATCATTGTCCTGGGACAACATAAGAAACGGCTCTAACCTCAGTGTAGAAATTGCAAAG GTGCTTCTGTTGCTGGTTTACCATGACATGATGAATGATCGGTGCACACTTGATACCTTGGAGTGTGACGTGGAG AGGGAGATTGCAAAGCTGACTGGTTCATTTGTGATGGAGAGTGATGGCTGTGTTTATCTCAACACTGGACTTGATGCTTACCTCTCAAAGCGAT TTTTACCCGTGTCTCGTGAAGTATTCGAGCACGCAGGAAGCACGTCCATCTCCAGCACGTCGACCATCTCGGACAATGACTCTCCTGTGTTCCACCGCTCACAGAAAGTCACGTTTGTGGATATCCACACGGTGGCGTCGTCCTCTGCCAG CAAATCTCCTCTTCAGGATATAATGAACACCCCCAAATTCCAGCTGAGGAAGCTGAAAAGACAGATGTTCAAGGAGAGGGATTACATAGATGGACTGGAGAAGGAGCTCACCAGCAAGATTGCGCTCATTGCACAGAAAG AATCTCATATTAACCAGTTGCAGTATCGTCTGGACAAGCTGAAAAACGAGCAGAACGATCAAGAGCAGGTTGCCAGGAAGCAAGTCGATGAACTTGAAACCAAGAATAGCTT GTTACGAATGCGACTCAATGAGattataaaagaaaacaaagactTCAAAAGTAACTCCTTGTTGATGGAGCGTAAAGTGACTGAACTCGCAGAGGAGAATGGCGTCCTGTCTTCCCAG ATGCGTGCAGCATCTTCACAGCTGAGCATCTGTGAAGCTGAAGTTGTCAGGTTGATGGAATCCAAAGCATTAACAGAAGAGGAGTGGAGAACCAGAACGGATTACCTTCAGTTGGAACTCAAACAAGCCACAGCTGAAAAG GATCTCCTGAATGAAGAAATTCAGATTCTGCAGGGAAagatttcatgtttagaggatGAAATCGGAAAAGCCACAAATGAAGTCGAAGGAGAAAACATGGGGCCTATAATGGAG AGAGACCAACTGGAGTGTGACATTCATCGTCTGAAGAACGAGCTGGAGAGCACGTTTGGCCGCTTGAAGACAGCCGAGGCCAACGTGGAGGCAAAAACCCAGCAGCTGGCTGACTATGAAGAAAAAATTGCTCAACAGAAGTCCCAAATGGAAGCAGTTGTTCGATCTAAGGATCAGATTTTGGGGAACCTGCAAAAGGAAATCGACGAGCAGAGAGAAGCCCTTCAGAAAGTCAGAAGTGATCATAAAGTTGAACTTGAGCAAATGGAGCAGCACCAAGCCGAGCAAATGAGCGAACTGCGGATGCATATCGCTGCTTCTGAACAAGAATTGGAGACTCTTAAAGAAACAAAGAGAGAAAAGGAATATCTTCTCATCCAGCTTGAAAACAAACTGAAAAATCTTGAAACGAAATGTCAAGATTTAACTTCCCGTTTGGCGGACAAGGACCAACAAATTAACACTCTGAAGGAAGAAGTTGAGGTTTTTACAGTTGAAAGGCAgaaaaaccaaaatgaaattGAAACCAAAGACCAACTGCTGGCCCAATTGCGTTCAAAGTGTTCCGATCAGCAAGACATTTTCCAGAATAAAATCTGTACTTTAACATTACAAGCCGAGAATCTTACCGTGTCTGTCAAACGTGCTGAAGAGGAAGTTGGACTTAAGCAAGCCTTATTGGCTCAAAGTCAACAAGATAATATCCAGCAAAGGGAGGCTCTGCAGCAACGGATTTTAAGCGGTGAAGAAGAGGCTCGGCGACTTACCTCTGAAATAGAAGCCAAAAACGAGCAGCTTGTCGTGCTGCAGAATGACGCCTCCAAGCGGTCTGCAGACCTACTGGAGCAGATCAGACACCTCGAAACTGAACTCGAATCTCTCACTCTTTCTTTGGCAAAGGCTGGGGAACGTGTTCGATCTCTGCAGGAGCTTCTTGAGAAGCAGGAGCAGGAAAGTGTTCTCCAGAAAGAGCTTCTCCAGCAGCAGCTGACCGCTTCTGAGGAGAGCGTAAGCTCCATGAAGGAGCAGATCTCGACCAAAGAGGAACATATTACTTTGTTAAATGAGCAGTTTTCCGAGAAGTCAGCACATCTTCATGAAAACATCCAAACTCTGGAGGAGAAGGTGGAGTCTCTCAGTTCATCTTTGAAGGATGCTGAGGAGCGTTTGCAATCAAAGGAAAGCCTGTTTGCTAAACAGCAATCACAGAGCACCCAGCATATAGACGCCTTGCAGACGCAGGTGGTTTCTTCTCAGCAAGAGGTGAACAGACTCATCGCGGAACTACGTGCCACGGAGGAACAGCTCGGTCTCCTCAAGAAGGACAGCGCTACCTGTTCTGAACTTCTTGAACAGAAGATCGAGGGTCTGGATAAGCAGCTGGAAAATATGAACCATTCTCTTTCCGTTGCGATGAACCAAGTGAAGGCCAAAGAAGACTTCATAGTCACGCAGCAGCAAGAGAACACCGTTCAGATGGAGACGCTTACACAGCAGAACCAGGTCCTGGCGGAGGAGGCCCAACTATTAAAAGAGGACGTCCAAACCAAATCGGACCAGATAGATGTGCTGAAAGCAGATAACACCGAGCAATGCGAGGCGCTTAAGAATGACATTGACAGTCTGAAGAACCGAATTCAAACCCTGCAAATGACAGAAGAGCAAGCTCGGATAAAAGAATTGGAGATTTCCCAAGAAAGAGACAAGTATCAAAGCCTACTTGGATCGTCTACAGAGGAAGTAAATGTACTTAAGAAGTGCATACAGTCTCAAGAAGAACAGCTCGCCACGCTGAAAGCAGAAGGTTCATGCCAGGCTGATGTGCTCCAGAAGGAGATCAGTCAGCTAAAACGCCAATTAGCCGAGGTCGCTGATTTGCTTTCCAAAGCTGAGCAGCAGGTTCAGACTCAGCTAGCGACGATGATCACGCAGGAGCAGGAAAGCGTTCGCCAGAAAGAGCTCCTGCAGGGTCAGCTGTCCGCATCAGAAGAAGAGGTGAGGAGATTGGATGCGGAGGTACGAATAAAAGAAGACCGCATTGTGCAGCTCAACGCTTCCAACACCGAGCATTCCAAATTGCTTTGTCAGGAGATCCAACATTTAAAGACACGAGTGGAGTCTCTTGATGCCTCCACGAGGAAGGCTGAGGAGGACGTTCAGTCCAGGAATGATCTGCTGGCACAACAACAGAAAGAGGCAGACAGGAACCTTGAAGAACGGGTCCAAAACGAAGAGCTTCTGCGCAAGCAGATCTCCTCGTTTGAACAAGAGATTGTGAAACTCAAAGAATGTCACGACGCGAAAGAGAATCTCCTCCTCAGGGCTGAAGAGAAACTCGACATCCTTCAGACCGAGTTGGTGGCAGTCAAAACCCAAGCAGCTGAAAAAGACCACAACCTGGAGACCTTCCGTGCTGAGGTTTCTACCCAAGCTCACTTGCTTCAAAAGGCAAACGAGGAGGCTCATACCACCGCTAACCTGCTAGCTGCGATTCAGGACGAGGcctccaaaaaaacacacaaactccagCAGGAGATAGAGCATCTCAAAGGAGAGCTGGAAGGCATTTCTCTCAAACTTAAAGAACGAGAGCATCAGTTATCTGAAAGTCAGCAGGAGTCTTCTCAACTCGTTGAGCAGCTTCAGCTTCAGCTCGTCTCAGTCAGTGCGGATTTGAAACAACACAAAGAAGCCCAAGATAAAACTCTGAAGCAAAGAGAAGGAGACCTGGAGCTTCAAGTTGTCCTCACAAGAGAAAAAGAAGACCTCTTGGCCAAGGTACTCCAGGCACAAAACGACCAGAGAGCCTTGGAGAAACAAGTGGAAGTGCTGGTTCTGGAGAAGGAGAGACTTCTTCAAACCAAGCAGGCCACAGAAAGGGAGAACGTGGCCTCGTATAAGCTGGAACAAATGCTAAAGCAAGATCTTGAACTACAGAAACTGGAGAAATTGACGCTCGTGAAagagatggaaaaaaacgaGGAGAAGCTGAAGGATCTGCAGGAGCAGCTCTCTGGTAAATCAGAAGCTGTGGAACATTACAAGGCTCAG ATGGAAAAGGCAGCGAGTCACTACAATGACAAGAAGCAGCTTCTCATTGCTAGCCAAGAGGAAACAGCCGAGCTCAAGCATTCCCTGGAAGTGAGAGAGCGTGAGCTGAAGGCCATGGCTATGGAAAACAAACTGCTTCAGTTGGATTTGGAAAAGACTAAAAGCCAGGAAGAAAACATGCGAAGCAAGCTGGCCCATTTGGAGGCACAG gttgccTTTGCTGACCAAAACCTACGGGCGCAGAATCGGATATCTGGCCAAGGAGGCACATCGGAATCCTGTTACTTGGAGGTTCCGCACGCTAAAGTGCAGCCCAAGAGAACCATGAGCTCTGACAGTCTGGACCAAAGCTCCCTAGAAGACTCTCTGAACAATACAAG GtcgctttcagcacctggtgaATCGAGCACACCTCTCGTTCGTAGTTCTGAGAGACTGGCCGCCAAACGTCATGGTCTGCAAGCTGAATCACTGGAAACTCTTTACTTTACTCCTATAAATACTAGACATGCCAGCAG GACCAGCGCAGAGAACAAAACGGGACAGGATTCAGTCTTCAGAAATCCATCATCTTCTGTCAAAAGACGCAGGACCACACAGGTTATAAACATCACCCTGACAAAG AAAACTCCAGGTGGCGTTGAAGGCGAGGAGTCTTTCTACAGCCTCACTTCAGCTCGCTCACAGCCCAACCTTTCCGGGGCCCACGCTGGACGTCCGCTTCCCATGGAGCTTTTTGACACGCCTGCTAAAATGAGCGGGGCTGCCAGCGATCAGCTCATTGGTCTTCCTGGGTATCGGCGAAGCACGCTCCATTCACAGA AGAACGAGCCAGACGGTGCACCAAATGACTGGATGAGGATCGCGGAGCTCCAGGCCAGGAACAAAGCCTGCCTTCCTCATCTCAAGAGCAGCTACCCTGTGGAGTTTGAG CCCTGCCagaaaagcacatttattttcacCGATGAAGAGGTGCGTAATGGAGACCCATCAGAAACTATTCGTCGGGCATCCGTTATGCCAGGCCAGCTGCTGGACTCTCTGGCTTCTCATCGCCACTCCCTCATGCCGGGACAGTCCATGCCGGCGGCCAACTCCCGTTCTCACCGTTTGTCCTTGATGGCTGGCCAGCCGCCGTCCAAGTCAATCAAATCCTCTCAGCTGAGAAGCCCGAAAAACACAAAGCGGTCGGCGTCGACTTTATCTGTCCATCAGTCGTCACCTGAG AAAAAGTTGAAGGCCAGCTGCTTCCCTCGTCCCCTCACTCCCAAAAACAAGAACATCAACAGTGGACCCTCCAGCACTCAACTTCACCCTGCCCTCAGTCCA GCTGACCGGAGACAATCCATGATGTTCACAATCGACAACAccccaaagaaaaacaacagctaTCTGAAAAAAGGCCTTAGTAAGCTACGGAGCTCCACCCGCAAATCACCAGGCAAAACCTCAAAGAGGCCTCCCACTGATGTGCTGGCCAAAGAAAACATGCCGGCTGCAGTGGGACGAGCGGGCAGGTGTGGCAGCTTCAAGTCACCCCAAGTGCTCTCTCGGGAGACCAGGAACTCCCCACAAACCGTCAGAAGGTCTGCAAAGTCTCCACGGCTCACAGAAAACGCTCGCAAG